GGCAGGACGCGCAGCGCCCCGTTGCGCGTCGTCATCTCGTCGAGCGCCACCCAGACGCTCAGGTTCGGCGGGTAGTGCCCGCAGCCGACGTAGTCGAGGTAGCTGGAATCCTGGTGCCAGATCCAGCCGTGCTCGTTGTGCGGCGCCTTGCAGACGAAGGTCTCGGAGTAGAAGTAGGCCTCGTCGCCGAGGGCGGCGCGACAGATCGACGCCATCAGCTCGCCGAACGCCAGCTCGCGCATGTGGGCGCTGCGGCGCACGAAGCCGGAGACGACGTAGCGGTCGTCCAGCCGGCTCACCGGCACGTGCAGGTCCTCGCCGCGCTCGAGGCGCCCGCGCTCCTCGGCGACGGCGCGGTCGGCGTCGGCGCGCAGGCCCTCCAGCAAGGCGCCGCCGATGGCGCGCTCGACGACGAAGTAGCCCTCGTCGGCGAACTGCCGCGCCCACTGGTCGGCGCCCGGCGCGATCGCCGCGGTCACGAACCCGATCCCCTCGCCGGGCGGTCCCCGTCGGGATCGAGCACGGCGCGGAAGATGTGGCGGTGGTGCGCCTCGGCGATCGGAATGTGCGGGGCGTAGAGCGGCGGCAGCAGGGAGAACCACCGCGGGAAGCCCTCGACCGCCAGGAAGCGGAAC
The genomic region above belongs to bacterium and contains:
- a CDS encoding phytanoyl-CoA dioxygenase family protein, which codes for MTAAIAPGADQWARQFADEGYFVVERAIGGALLEGLRADADRAVAEERGRLERGEDLHVPVSRLDDRYVVSGFVRRSAHMRELAFGELMASICRAALGDEAYFYSETFVCKAPHNEHGWIWHQDSSYLDYVGCGHYPPNLSVWVALDEMTTRNGALRVLPFSVLDVRQVVPHDFAQPWTSEDVVDFGGREGLLLTVPAGSMVVMDGALPHASDTNRSDRPRRAILIQYSRQPVLKDGRPVQLAVPFVQGGVRRVPQPNEIG